A genomic stretch from Gallus gallus isolate bGalGal1 chromosome 13, bGalGal1.mat.broiler.GRCg7b, whole genome shotgun sequence includes:
- the UBLCP1 gene encoding ubiquitin-like domain-containing CTD phosphatase 1 isoform X1 translates to MSLSLIIKWGGQEYTITSLSEEDTVLDLKQSLKGLTGVLPERQKLLGLKMKGKPADDDVKLGALKLKPNTKIMMMGTREESLEDVLGPPPDNDDVINDFDIEEEVVEVENREENLLKISRRVKEYKVEILNPPREGKKLLVLDVDYTLFDHRSCAETGVELMRPYLHEFLTSAYEDYDIVIWSATNMKWIEAKMKELGVSTNANYKITFMLDSAAMITVHTPRRGLIDVKPLGVIWGKFSEYYSKKNTIMFDDIGRNFLMNPQNGLKIRPFMKAHLNRDKDKELLKLTQYLKEIAKLDDFLELNHKHWERYLSKKQGQ, encoded by the exons ATGTCTCTTTCTCTTATAATAAAATGGGGTGGACAGGAGTATACGATAACCTCACTATCAGAAGAGGACACCGTGTTGGATCTGAAGCAATCTCTTAAAGGCCTTACTGGAGTGTTACCAGAGCGCCAAAAATTACTTGGACTTAAAATGAAAG GGAAACCTGCGGATGATGATGTTAAGCTTGGAGCTCTCAAGTTAAAACCAAATACTAAAATCATGATGATGGGCACTCGTGAAGAGAGTTTG GAAGACGTTCTTGGGCCACCTCCTGATAACGATGATGTCATCAATGACTTTGATATTGAAGAGGAAGTTGTGGAAGTAGAAAACAG GGAAGAAAATCTACTAAAAATTTCTCGCAGAGTTAAAGAATACAAAGTGGAAATTCTGAATCCTcccagggaaggaaaaaagctgctggTGCTAGACGTTGATTATACGCTATTTG ACCACAGATCTTGTGCTGAAACTGGGGTAGAACTGATGAGGCCATACCTTCACGAGTTCCTGACATCTGCATATGAGGATTATGATATTGTAATTTGGT CTGCTACTAATATGAAGTGGATtgaagcaaaaatgaaa GAGCTTGGTGTGAGCACTAATGCAAACTACAAGATAACCTTTATGTTGGACAGTGCTGCCATGATAACAGTGCACACTCCTCGAAGAGGACTGATAGAT GTGAAGCCTCTTGGTGTTATCTGGGGAAAATTTTCAGAATATTACAGCAAAAAGAACACTATTATGTTTGATGATATTGGCCGAAACTTCCTAATGAATCCACAAAATGGACTCAAG ataagGCCTTTTATGAAAGCACATTTAAATCGGGATAAAGACAAGGAGCTTCTAAAGCTCACTCAGTACCTCAAAGAAATTGCAAAGTTAGATGACTTCTTGGAGCTGAATCATAAACACTGGGAAAG gTATCTTTCAAAGAAACAAGGAcaataa